The sequence ACCCTCGTGAACTGCCATAGAGAACCAACATTCTCCAAAATACAGTCTGTATCACCCGAAGTTTTCGAGAATAATCGTCTGGCACTCACGTCTTCAACCTGCATGTTGGTACTATTTTCCGGCTAGCGGGTAATATATACCAGTACAGTACGAGAACTGCTCAGCGGGGTGGGATATGTTGATGTTTGTCCTCGGGATAAATCCCTGCAGACTCGAATCACAGAGAAAGATTCCGTGGGGTGGTCTTATCAATCTTCCGGGACCAAACTATGAGTTGGtccgtctagcgtattgctgctaagcggttGAGTTATAgagagagaaagtactatgtgagagagaaaatgTATTATGTTCCACAAGTTACTGAATGATATAATGTGGTAACCCATGGGGTTTATTTGTAAGCACAAGTCCTCCGTGATGTTCGGAAACATGTGTCAAATGATGATTGATTGGTTTGTGCGAAGCATGCATGAACAGACTTGCGCTTGACGCTGACGTGCCATATGTGCTGCTCACACGCTTATTTAAGGGCTTAAACATAGTAGCTTCCCTTAGGTCTTACGCATGACGATGTGCTGCCTTCTGTGATCGAAAAACCTTGAACCGCTATATAATAAAAAATGATGTCGATGTTATTTTTGTGCGTTTCGAGTGCTTCTTTTCTATGAAAataatgtttttatgcgtgtagccCATATGATACACATTACCCCAACAGTTCATCCCGAAACTGCTTCAAAATCGAAAAACCATATCTGAAAAACCAACGTACGATCATCACCAAATTTTACCTTACTTAGGTATGTGTATGTAGCACCTCTAGTCCAAAATTTCATGTCGATCCAACgtatgataacccgaaaatttctgactaaatttaaacctaacttcgactattttcgacgactcacgaacaattcttgtaaataaatatgtaatatatattacataattaataacttataatattaatatattaaaattacaagttgaaaatatagttataatattaatattattattattactttattattaatattaatgttaatattaatactaaaatcagtattattaatattttcataatatatagtatatagatataaaaactgaaacatctaatttgttatatctttattattactagtgctattattagatattattattacaattatcatgaaaaatcattattattaaaaactattatttgttattatacaacttattattattatcactaatattattattacatctattattaatattattaagtattatttttattattaattctattagtattattattactcttaataatattaaaagtattattattataaatataattattattaattagtattattttgacattattattattattaattttattatcattattattatttttattatatttataataaaagaaaaaTGTGTTATCTGTTGTGCTAATCCAGTCGACATACATCAGATACCCAAATTAGGTAAACTGCTTTTTAATCTGTTTAATTCTTTAATTGATCATGATCGAGCTTTAATTTTTATATTTGAAAATCCTGTCTGTAAAGTGATATACGTCCAATTCAATTCAGTACAAAACAAATCATCTTTACTAGCTCACGATTTCTATCTTTAAATAATGCTATCTTCTGCCCGCATTCGTGGAAATTAAAACAGAAACTTAAATAAAGAAAACACGATACCCCATGTTCTTGacttaaattaccaaaattcaaaatcgaataaattttaaaaatctataaatgccaTCCTGTTAGAATTCCTTTACTCAAacaatctgcaaagtttcaaaacccaattcaATCTATCGAGtcttaatttcgaagtcaaagttcaaaaataaaaagtcaacgaaGGTGTTCATGAAGAAATTCGAATTCGTATGAAGGTTTCTAAATCGATTGATGATTTACGAAGTTTCTAACAACAATTTACTACCTATTTCATTTAGTAATCATATCCTGAAACGGTTCCAAATTCAAAATCAACAAATGAGTTCTTGAGGTTCAAACAGCGACGGTTTTTTTTTTCGTGTCTGATAAATTAAAATCCCAATTTCAAGTCGTTTTCTATTTCAATTATGGAAACTAAATCGAATATGTTGATTGTTGATGCTCTCTGGTCGAGTGGTTTGTGAAGAAGAAGCTAAAACTGGAAATAAAAGCTATACGGGTTAAAAAGAATTGGAAAGGATTTAATACAGATAAACAGACATAGAGGGATGGTTAAGTGTTGGTTCGAgtgtgcgagaggtcacgggttctagtcccgtcttgggcaatttttttgGAATAAGGTAGTtccttctcattattattattattgttattattgttattattattgttattattaagcattaatattattattagtattattattactaagtattagtgtcatttagtattattattgttattattaatattattatttacatataacattttattattattaaaactgtattattattacgattattattatcatatttactactagcattattattactgttaccatcttattaaaagtatcattttaattaaatttataatccttattaaaatttcatttaagttattattatcattatcataaaaagatacaattttCATTTATAACTGTTAatattattttaacttataatataactatgtttatatttttataataaacattgcttatttatttaaaatatatcctataaatatatttaattcactATTTTAAGATAACATACAACACAAcaaacatattattaataatttttttttttgaaaagcaaaggacatattattaataataatacatataaacgtgttcgattacgattatacgtgttaatatataaacttgatataggttcgtgaatccgaggacatctctgtacttgttcaagtgttatcatacgcatatcatacaaactatcgtatcgtgagttcatctgctccctttttatctatatttttgggctgagaatacatgcgcaacttttataactgttttacacgtatcaactattaaactgtaatatgttgggctatgaccagcaagtccccaaccgacaagtataaacgataacttgttacggggcaaacttgaaagtctagtctaaatacaagtaccaactattaaactgtgatatgttgggctatgatcagcaagttcccaaccgacaagtataaacgataacttgttacggggcaaacttgaaagtctagtctaaatatcagtaccaactgttaaaactatgctatactcggctatgtccgactaagtccctacagtgatatttttaattgctgcggcattcttaattattggggataggcctatcgggagtaacgtccccgatacatttgactaagtctttgtattacttgataatgaaattaaacgacaaggacaaaacaacttgtcacggggcaaacaacgtttagtcaaAATATCAcgtactggcataactttttgatcctgcgggagatcaacttgactggatctgagtgatctacttatgaaaacaaatcttgtggtctaacactattactgaaatcattatttatgacaaacctatgaactcactcaacctcgtgttgactttttaagcatgtttattcttaggtacctAAATATTGCTTCcgatgtatatctactgctttgatgatgattgcttgctatgattggagtcttcattacatatcatatcaattaaagacatatttatcttccgctgcaaaactcaacaaaacgtctcatgtagagtcgttctcgtttatacaactgtgatttgatataattaaacacaaataccccaggccctatctggagggtgTCACACAACGGTACACGAACAGACAATGATTTTTCTCCCACAACTGCGCAATCAAACCCCAAAGAATTTCGTATAATAGCGATTTagaaaaatcatatatccctattGAACGGTCCGATCTCTACCAAACTTTGACCGCATCTAGAACTACGTGTTTACCACATAGGGTAAAAATATCTTGCGATATAACGATTAACAAACACGCTATGATTTTTTTCTTCCAGCTGCGGATGAACATCCGAATTTTAGATCAATCATTCCTTCGCACGTGATAGCGAGGAACGAGAACTCAGATCCGATACCTGGATCTcccgatgtgacaacccggaaatttttgaccaaatttaaactttatctttaaatgatttaacgtttccgacacgataagcaaagtctatgaagttgaatctcaaaatttataaaactgtttcattacatttgactgctctcgacgattcatgaacaattatacatttgactgcgatcgcatgacaaaaacactgaaaactcatgcgatcgcatgaggtactgttgtaggccacatactataaaagctcggttcattcctccgaattattattttttatattattattattattattattattattattattattattattattattattattattaagattaatattattattattaatcttattataatattattattagtagtatatatacctaaaatactacgacgaggttatgagcgtgtcaccttcaaaatgggtttttgagcgggatagagctaaggaaattatgagttattgccaaggaggttatgggtaatgttcgggggtatatttgtgaatcaaatctagtgtttatcatctccgttacgtctacgtactttcctacaatattgaatctcaatatttatacgtaagcactcatattttatcttttatatattaattgtgtatccatgtctagtgctcgagtatatatatatatttatatatgcttgtatgctaaatttcgtcgttaaatagttataatgaatcacgaattaaatacatatattactggtaaaaagtatatgatatacatgtttttggaaagctggcgaaaaatcaataacttttcatttagatatcgaataatttcgatcaatggattaaaagatatgatcaactgaattatgattgatgttaattgaaattgcttttgaatctacaattaagatttaaacaactcgtttacgagattgataatttggatttttgaatattaccaaccgagtaaatgaatccttatataaggtacgtctcgttttgttaaacaactgtcaaaattgactttttgaaacgacattggataacttttgtatgtcgatctagagcattaggattgtgatacactatgacctgacctagctttatagacgtttattgaccaacatatgttctctaggttgagatatacgattatttggtaatccgagtttcgatcacattttggtgaacgactttatatgctgctaaggtgagtttcatatgatcccttttactcaatatatttttaggctgagaatacatgcgactgtttatacatactgaaaatactagatttatatgcgtgagtttcatttgctccctttttaattgcttttgcaatctatatttttgggctgagaatacatgcactttattttaaacaatggacacaagtacatactaaattctatactgagtttgaaccgaaaatcccttagctttggtaactagtaactgccggttataagaactggtgggcgcgagtagtagtatatggatccatagggcttgatatccccgtccgagctagagcactagccttttaacagacgtatgctatttgagaagcgtacacgttggtttgcgtgtattattaagatgattatacaaagggtataaattatatatacgttaaagtttagttaccagggtgctcaatttcgtagaatattttgataaacgtttctggatgaaacaactgaaatcttgtgatccacctttatatacagatcatacgaaacattaaaactatgaactcaccaacctttgtgttgacacttgttagcatgtttattctcaggttccctagaagtcttccgctgtttgattatatgttacacaagctatgtgcatggagtcttacagggcatattttttcaaggaaacgttgcattcaccaaatcatcaccatgtatcttattttgactgcattgtcaacgaaagtactattgtaaactattatttatggtgattgtctatatgtagaaatcatcagatgtcgaaaacatttgatttaaatattcatttatggtgtgccttttcaaaagaatgcaatgtttacaaaacgtataatatagaggtcaaatacctcgcaatgaaatcaatgaatgacgtgttcgtccatatggatttggaacgatcgtcacaCCCGAAAATCTATTTTGCAACAAAACCCTATCAAACCGACATCTGACTCCGTAACCACCGCGAAAAAATCACCATCAGCATACAACTGACGCGTTCGATTGCATAACAAACCTAGCAGAATCAGTTTAACCCTGGTGTGATCAACTTTCCTAGATACATCGATATATCTCGAGTTTGCTGCGATCAACTAAGTCTCTAGATCTTGATATATGCTGCAAAACAAACTCATAGATCAGTCATTCGTTCTTCTTCATGATAATCGAATCATCAACAATAGAAAAACATGCTTTCAATTCGCTCTCATGCTCAATCTTCAAGCttttagctctgataccacttgttaggaactaTGAACccaaacaagacaagtgattgatcaCAATTACTAATCCACGAACGACACACAAATAAAATAAAGCATGAAACAATATTGTAAACGTAAACGACGCAAGAATATAACGTGATTATATCCCAACTCAAACACGGGGATTGGTTTAGTCCATGGGCGCAAAACAGAGAAATTCTTCTATTCTTTCGTGCACATTGTACATGAAACATTATGGTTGTATTTATAGTGCGAAAAAAACGAAGAAACAAATCGTTCAACTTGGCCTGCAAGACATAATCTCGCGATCGCGAAGGCTCTTCCTCGTGGTCGCAATCCTTTCTATTACGGCCGCGAGCCATGTTTTTTGTTAAATGCGACTTCGCGCtccaataatacatacattttACTCAACCTCATTTTAACTCGACCTGAACCAAACCGAAACAAACATAATTGCTAGGCATAGAACATCATGATAAGTAAATTTACTTAGagctatttttttttttgttttttttttttattgtgacGAAAATATGATTGATGATGGTGATAAAATTCAATATGTGATGACCTTAGGTACAATCAAGAGTTATCAAATCATATAAAATGAGTAAATAAAAGTATTCAAATGCGCAAAAACATGTTGTAGTCTATGATTATAAACCACATTGCCATTTGGTTGGTTTGTTTCTTATAATTTTAGGTTTTGAATTGATCTGGCTTGTATTGTTTTTAGCTTTTGAttgattattttaataatttaatttttGTAAGGGATTTTTTAGTTAGTTTGGTTTGGGATAGGTTTAGTTTCGTTACCTAGCAGGGAGTTTCGCTTTTTGATTCGTTCTTTATTTTTGTTTTGTCTTGAGTGTATGGGGTTCGATTtttttaatcttttgatgagatgCTCTTTCCTTATTagcttttgttattttttttataaaaaaaccgATGACAATTAAATCAATAAACATCAAAGAGCAAATTCTCTTTACTACACCGCTAATCATGAATTAATAACAATTTATATAATCATTAATACCTAAATATTTTTCAGTAACCAATACGTTGAATCCAACTTAATATCATTTACCACTAGAGAATGTGTCATTTATTAGCGGGTTAAAAATGTAAAACCACAATATTTATACTTTGTTACAGGACAAAAAAAGCAACCTCTCTCCTCTACAAGTTCATGCCATGCCATTACCATACCAACAGAAGAAACTTTTTAGTGAGAGAAAATAAACACAACGGTGTATGCACATTCTGTATCCatctatatgtatccatatatagcaTGCGTTAGCCACTCATAAGCTGTCAATTACTCTGTAGCAGCCGTTCCGCCACATTATTCTGCCGAGCATGGGGAAGGTACTACTTTACACactctgtttttattttattttttttctcattttttgtgATTAATCCGTTAATTTTATGCAAGTTTCATCTATGAATCTTACTTATTCATCGATATTTGTTGCTTTTCCCGATTTTATTTCGTCATTTTACTTGTAAGTTATCTAGTTACAAACAGATGTATGTGTGCATGATACTGTGTGTAAAACTGTAAATGAATCATACATATATCATAGGTTTGTTGAATATTTGATTGAGTGATTTTTGAATCATGATTAGGCTTTATTCGTTGATTGTAGATATGAATTAACTGTACGGAATTTAAAAATTGAATAACCGGTAAAACAGAGTAACAACTGAATCTGATGAATAGAACGGCAAAAGTTTGATTAAATTTGTTATTGTGACTACTTTATGCACGGATTAAACTTTTTGATCGGACTTTTTCCGTtagttaacgtttttttttccccCAAGTTTGATCACAATTTTATCTAGTTGCAAACAAATGTGCGTGAGATACCGTGTATACTTGTATAAAACTTGTATCAATACGTTCAGGTGATTTTCCTATTAATTAAAAAAGTGATTCATTTTGATTTTACTAGAAACTAGTACAATTTCTATGCCCTAATTGCTATAGGTCATTATGCTGGATTGAATGTTCATTGAGTTAATCAGTATTTcagttttattattatgatttggtttTATTCTATAAGATTCAAGtgtaatattttaaaattttgtatATATGCTGCTATTTGATgagctatattactaatatattatattatgtttGGAATTAAAACTAGAAGAACAAGAAAAGAAACAACACAGCAGCAGCAGCAGAACATGATCAAAATCCGGAAATTAGCAACACAGATGGAGCAGAAGATGAAAACAACGCAAACTGCGAAAACAACAATGAAGAGAACAACAACGACGAGAATGACAACAATGACACCAGCAACAAAAACGACGACAAAAGCGACAACAAAAgcgacaacaagaacaacaacaaaagCAACAACAACAAGCAAAATGCTGGAGCGATAGTGTTAGGTGTTTACCTTCATTGTCAAGGTTGCGTTGACACGGTTGTGAAATCACTCAGAGGATTTGATGGTAACtaatttagtaatataattattgaataatacagtaaCTATCAGTATTCTAATCATTAATGCTATTATTGTGATTATTCAGTTTTAACTGTTATTAAATGATGATTATTTTATTAGGGGTTGAAACAGTTGAACCTAACACGAAAGATAATCGAGTTACTGTGAAAGGCAAAGGAGCAGACGTTCTGAAAGTTGCTGAGCGTGTGAGGCGAAAAACAGGCAAGCACGTCGAGATAATTTCTCCTGTACAGAAGAAACAACAGGAAAAGAAAGTTGAAAAGAAGCCAGAGGTATAAAATCTATTAATATGTTCAACTGGTAACAGATATAAAAAATTATAGTACAAAAGAAGCAACAATATTATGAAAGGAAATGTTTGAAATGCTTGTACAATGATTGTGCGTTTATGATTTTCTAAATTAGTGTTTGCTTGCTCTATATGATTTTGGTAGCTTTTACTTATGTTTATGATATGATCATAGGCACCTAAAGTGATAGAGACTGTGTTGAAAGTTTACTTGCACTGTGAGGGTTGTGCCAAGGATGTCAAGCATTGCATCCTCAAGATGGAAGGTATTTATTTCATTATTCTTAATTTAATCCATTACAATTATCTAATTTTTTTGGTGGTTGACCATATTAATCTGTTTGATTATGGCATAATCTAGTTTTGATTTAAGATGATAATAGGATATTAGCTGAAAACGAGCATTAACTAAAACGTGTTAAAAGTGTCAAATTCGTTTTCTGAAATCTGAATTCCATGGTACTGTGGATTATTCTTCGTAATGAGTTTGGTGTTTGGCTGATATATCCGTTATTCTACTTTTCGTCATCTATGGAATTTTGCTGTAACTATTTTTCTATTTTAGTATTTCTAATTTTATTGAGTTTTTGTGCTACATCCGGTGTCTTAGATAATGACATTTTTGCTGTAACTGTTTTACTACTTGATTATTGTATGATTTTGTTTTGTTTGTAACTACTTGCACATGAGACTGGGTGATTAGTTTGCTGAAATGGGTTGTTCTTAACAGGTGTACAAACAGTCAATGTTGATATGAACACATCTCATGTGACTGTCAAGGGTACTTTTGATCCTAAAAACTTGGTGTCGTTCATCAGCAAGAGGGCAGGGAAGTATGCAGAGATTGTGAACCTGAAGAACaaacagaaccagaaccagaaccagaacaaGAACAAAAATGAAGGGGAAGAAAAGAAAGATACCGAGAAGAAAGAAAAGGCCGACAAAAATGGAAAGAACATTGGGCTGTCGTACCCAAACATTCCTCCAGAACTTGTTTATGCACCAGAGATTTTTAGTGACGAGAATCCTATTGCTTGCTCGATCTTGTAGATAGATCTATCTTACTATGCTGCAAAAACATCGTTTTGGAATTACAATTTTGGTTTGCAGCATGTTTTTGGGGAATGTATACATATCTCATACACTCTTAATCTTAATTATGCATATTTTGGCTTAAAGGTTGTATAGGAGCCTTTTGAACTTATTGATTTGCATGACTACTAATATTTCCTCGATACTTTTCATGTTTATGAATCATATAATTGATACTGATGATGGTTTTGATTACACATGTATGTTGTGAATTTGTGATGGGTTTTTATAGGCACTTTTCTGAAAAGACTACACAAAATTCTTGTTGTATACTGTAGTAACTTGAGTGATATGATGTGAAACTTTATAATGCGTTTGGGTTGTTTTCATTAATTAACTGCATACACTATACACGAATTAACATTGTGAGTTTAGTGACATTTTGACGTGCTAATGTAAAATTGGAAGCATCCCTTGTTTAAACAGTACAATGAATGTCTTTTCTAAGCACTTAGCTTGTGATacattcacttaataataatgattccTAAGCTAAACATTACATTAGAGCACCCTACTGCCGTTTTTAATAAGCAATTCATATGAAATGAATTCACCGGATATAAATATGCAATAAAATGGTACTTATAAAACTCCAATGTACGGagtaatactttaataaaataaacTTGACGAGGATTGGGCCATATGGCCCATATGCTATGAGCCTCATTCGTTTAGCTCACCAGACCAAAAAATTTGACTTTTGAATTCTAGTGACACGTGGTAAAACAATAATCCTTCCAAGTGGGCAAACATACCCCAGTAAGAAAAAATATTGATCCTTTATTCTCTCTTACCATCTTGTTTTCTTATTTTCTCTTGACCATTTCCATTCATGCGAAACTTTACAATCTCttggtaacaaaaaaaaaaaaaaaatgtcaggTGTACAACTCGCTGCGGCTCATGCCTTAGAGCCGGAAAAACCATCCACTGCTACCTCCACCACCGCTGCCGCCAGCCGTGGTGGCATGATGGGATCATTACGGTGGATAGAACTCCAATTGGTAGCATTCATTATGGTTTTTTCAGTCATTGGTCTTGTCCCATTATTCGATTTAGTTTTTCCCGCTTTGATAACAGGGTACCTTCTCCTTTTATCACGTTTAGCGTTTCCTGGTGCGGCTAAAACGAAGGAAATTGTGCATGCAACGGGAATGTTACGTATTTATTCAATTATGGGGACAGTTATTGGGTTGTTTTTGCCATTAGCTTATGTATTGGGAGGGTTTGCGAGAGGTGATAATGAAGCGGTTAGATCGGCTACACCGCAGTTGTTCTTGCTTTCGTTTCAAATATTGACGGAAAATGTGATTAGTGGATTGTCATTGTTTTCGGCACCGGTTAGAGCTTTGGTGCCGATGTTGTATACGGTCAGAAGATTGTTTGTTATATTGGATTGGATACAGAATGTGTGGTTATATAAGTCTCTTGATCAAAATGCCAATATTCAGGTAAACAACCTCAACAAAGTAACTCTTACGTCGCCATTGTCGAAATTTCTAAATCCTATATGAAATAATAACAAATCTTGATTTGACCAGCAAACACTTATTTCTTGTATCATCGTTGTTACCTATAACTAGAACATTTTTCCCAATAAAAACAAATCAACAACATTGTTATGTTATACATAGTATAATCAAACAACAAAAAAACATTAAATGACATAAAAGCAATTATCCTCATTTCATTACTATTACCaaagttgcaaaattcgctattgggGGATTAATTGATCGGGACTTTAAATGAgtaatcggcaattcggggattgatcgggattaatcgaattgtactttatatatttaaatattaaatttcaaaaattatatgtgtaaatatagaagaaaacaataaacataaacataaactttaacttAATTGTCTAATATTGTTCATTTTATtcaaaaactataaagttctagtTACATTCATATTAAAATGTTGATCAATTCTGACTTTGACCGCCTTTGATTACCAAATTTAATTTTGACCCGATGTTGAttgattaattaaacggattttggaaAAATTGGAACGGATTGCTTTAAAAAATGAGTAAACGGGGATTAATCGACGAGTAATCGGGTTGTTTACAACACTGACTATTACTAGattatttgtaattattgatacgattTTCATTCTCATGATCTTGAGCTCTCAACTTGGTCAAAAAGTCATTTATATCGATTAATACTAATTACATACGAAGTCCAAGTTCCGGGTAAAGCTTTAGCTAGACCCTGAACAATCTCATCATTATTCATCTCTATGTCATGAACATTCATCTCACTGAATATTCTTCATTTAAGAGAACATTCATCTCAGGTAATGCCTTTGTAGCCTTCAGAGAGGCATTCCTTCATTTCGGCTCTCCGTGGTATCCCTATCTGCTTGGACGTATCATGAGTTGATCATGTACCACATTCTCGTGTATAACTCATTGATATGAATTTCAAAATCTGGTTTCCAGTTAGGGTAATCATCCATTGAGATTAAAGGTGGGATTTATTCGTGTTTCGCATCTCATTCTCATTCATTAGAAGTGCTAGCATCTTTGCGTATTGGCTGACACCAATTGCGCATTTAGGAGACGACAGGGTTAAACTGATTCTGTATAAATTGATCCGTACGCATGAGTATTGGATATGTACGGATGGGTCAACTGATTTGTACGGATGGGTTTTCATATGCATTATACTGAACTAACTTTGATACATACTGATGACTAACTGGTTCATGCGGATGTGTTGACTAGCCTGTACGGATGAAGAAAGTGATACGTATAGATAGAATTTTGGTTTGTACGAATGCGTGGAGTAATACATACCTATGAGGGGAATTATCCGTACGGATGAGCATCAGA comes from Rutidosis leptorrhynchoides isolate AG116_Rl617_1_P2 chromosome 4, CSIRO_AGI_Rlap_v1, whole genome shotgun sequence and encodes:
- the LOC139842327 gene encoding uncharacterized protein encodes the protein MSGVQLAAAHALEPEKPSTATSTTAAASRGGMMGSLRWIELQLVAFIMVFSVIGLVPLFDLVFPALITGYLLLLSRLAFPGAAKTKEIVHATGMLRIYSIMGTVIGLFLPLAYVLGGFARGDNEAVRSATPQLFLLSFQILTENVISGLSLFSAPVRALVPMLYTVRRLFVILDWIQNVWLYKSLDQNANIQDIVWYWFGVSLAVANLAYFSINIFAFLIPCFLPRAFELHFKERYETEAKFADDQHQNETKDKKSHVN